The following proteins are encoded in a genomic region of Petrotoga miotherma DSM 10691:
- a CDS encoding acetyl-CoA C-acetyltransferase, which produces MNKVYIISAKRTAIGTFGGTLKDIPATKLGAEVVKGVLQEAQVNSENVDEVIVGNVLMAGQGMGPGRQVSIYAGIPEDKPGYAVNMLCGSGMKSIMIGATDIKTGDADLVVAAGMESMSTAPYLLSSKTRFGSKFGSFEVQDHMILDGLTDVFNNYHMGVTAENIAKKHNISREEQDDFAYTSQMRAKEAIESGKFKDEIIPIEVKRKKETVLFDQDEHPRFDTTKEKLASLKPAFVKDGTVTAGNASGINDGASAVLLASERAVEKYGLKPIAELVGYNQAAVDPAYMGLGPVPAVKGLLEKIKMDITDMELIELNEAFAAQSLGVITELGDIAGKSKSWFLERTNVNGGAIALGHPIGASGNRIVVTLLYEMKKRNSEFGLASLCIGGGMGTALVVKNIWR; this is translated from the coding sequence ATGAATAAAGTTTATATAATATCTGCAAAAAGAACAGCCATTGGTACTTTTGGTGGAACACTTAAAGATATTCCTGCAACCAAATTGGGAGCAGAAGTTGTGAAAGGGGTGCTACAAGAAGCTCAAGTAAATTCAGAAAATGTTGATGAGGTCATTGTTGGCAATGTTTTGATGGCGGGTCAAGGCATGGGCCCGGGAAGACAAGTTTCCATATATGCAGGGATTCCAGAAGACAAGCCAGGCTACGCAGTTAATATGTTATGTGGAAGCGGTATGAAAAGCATAATGATCGGTGCTACGGATATTAAAACAGGCGACGCCGACCTTGTTGTGGCGGCAGGCATGGAGAGTATGTCAACCGCTCCTTACCTTTTGTCATCCAAGACTAGATTTGGAAGCAAATTTGGATCATTTGAAGTTCAAGATCATATGATATTAGACGGGCTCACCGATGTTTTTAATAACTACCATATGGGGGTAACTGCAGAAAACATCGCCAAAAAACACAATATTTCTCGTGAAGAGCAAGATGATTTTGCTTATACGAGCCAAATGAGAGCTAAAGAAGCTATAGAATCAGGAAAATTTAAAGATGAAATAATACCAATCGAAGTAAAAAGAAAAAAAGAAACGGTTCTTTTTGATCAAGACGAACATCCAAGATTTGATACAACGAAAGAAAAACTAGCCAGTCTTAAACCTGCTTTTGTAAAAGATGGAACCGTAACAGCTGGAAATGCTTCGGGAATAAACGATGGTGCAAGTGCGGTTTTATTAGCTTCAGAAAGGGCTGTTGAAAAATACGGGTTAAAACCAATAGCAGAATTAGTTGGTTACAATCAGGCGGCTGTAGACCCTGCTTACATGGGTTTAGGTCCAGTTCCGGCAGTAAAAGGCCTTTTAGAAAAGATCAAAATGGATATAACAGATATGGAATTAATCGAACTAAACGAAGCTTTTGCCGCACAGTCTTTAGGGGTTATAACAGAATTAGGAGATATTGCCGGTAAATCTAAAAGTTGGTTTCTTGAAAGAACCAATGTGAATGGTGGTGCAATTGCCTTGGGTCATCCTATTGGAGCATCCGGGAATAGGATAGTTGTTACACTTCTTTACGAGATGAAAAAACGAAATAGCGAATTTGGTCTGGCATCACTTTGCATTGGTGGAGGAATGGGAACAGCTTTAGTGGTAAAAAATATATGGAGGTGA
- a CDS encoding acetyl-CoA hydrolase/transferase family protein: MWKEKYKQKLMSIDDAILSLPKRVSVVVSMAAAEGQGFLKNIHKFKDHFEKIKVITCLDMGYYEFFLNKEYEGIFELQTWFYSEPTRKSKHEDKLKILDYIPNNLHMAGLDKVMAEKEEGNTLVFWGTSTPMQEKTGYFNLGISNVYEKDLAENADIVIMEVNEKMPYVHGDTEWHINNVNVVVESNWEIPEIPISEPKEEENKIAQYIADIIEDGSTLQIGIGGIPNAVAKLLETKKDLGIHTEMLTESMIDLFEKGVITNMRKTLWKGKFVIAFALGTKRMYDFVDDNPGILELRGRFVNDPYFVCQNDKMVSLNTAISLDLTGQVVSEAIGTKQFSGTGGQLDTHRGAIKSKNGKGIIALRSTAKKGTISTIVPLLPLGAPVTVPRQDLDYVVTEWGVAHLRGRSAGERAKKLISISHPDFRKELEQEAIKMGLI; encoded by the coding sequence ATGTGGAAAGAAAAATATAAGCAAAAATTAATGTCAATTGATGATGCGATATTAAGCCTGCCGAAAAGAGTTTCGGTGGTTGTGAGTATGGCTGCAGCTGAGGGCCAAGGCTTTTTAAAAAATATCCATAAATTTAAAGATCATTTTGAAAAAATAAAAGTAATAACTTGTTTAGATATGGGATATTATGAGTTCTTTTTGAACAAAGAATATGAAGGTATTTTTGAGTTACAAACATGGTTCTATTCAGAACCTACGAGAAAATCCAAGCATGAAGATAAATTAAAAATATTGGATTATATACCCAATAATCTTCATATGGCAGGATTAGACAAGGTTATGGCTGAAAAAGAGGAAGGAAATACCTTGGTATTTTGGGGAACTTCGACCCCTATGCAAGAAAAAACAGGATACTTTAATTTAGGTATCTCTAATGTGTATGAAAAAGATTTAGCAGAAAATGCGGATATAGTTATAATGGAGGTCAATGAAAAAATGCCATATGTGCATGGGGACACCGAATGGCATATAAACAATGTAAATGTTGTTGTTGAGTCGAATTGGGAAATTCCTGAAATACCTATTTCAGAACCAAAAGAAGAAGAAAATAAGATTGCTCAGTACATAGCAGACATCATAGAAGACGGTTCAACCTTACAGATAGGGATAGGTGGAATACCCAATGCGGTGGCAAAATTACTTGAGACAAAAAAAGATTTGGGGATTCACACTGAAATGCTTACAGAATCAATGATAGATCTCTTTGAAAAAGGCGTAATAACAAATATGAGGAAGACCCTTTGGAAAGGGAAATTTGTAATAGCTTTTGCTCTAGGCACAAAGAGAATGTATGACTTTGTCGACGATAATCCTGGTATTCTTGAGCTCAGAGGGAGATTTGTTAATGATCCTTACTTTGTCTGTCAGAATGACAAAATGGTAAGCTTAAACACAGCAATTTCACTAGATTTGACGGGACAAGTTGTTTCAGAAGCAATAGGGACCAAACAGTTTTCTGGAACAGGAGGCCAGTTGGACACGCATAGAGGGGCTATAAAAAGCAAAAATGGGAAAGGTATCATAGCCCTACGATCCACGGCAAAAAAAGGCACCATTTCAACGATAGTGCCACTACTTCCACTGGGAGCTCCAGTTACTGTTCCAAGGCAGGATTTGGATTATGTTGTAACAGAATGGGGAGTAGCTCATTTGAGAGGTAGAAGCGCAGGTGAAAGGGCTAAGAAATTAATTTCAATATCTCATCCAGATTTTAGAAAGGAATTAGAACAGGAAGCAATAAAGATGGGGTTGATATAA
- the fabG gene encoding 3-oxoacyl-[acyl-carrier-protein] reductase: MDRMKDKVCVVTGGGRGIGKSIVEKFAEEGAKIVFALDMNQEILSQLQNQLGENVRGYLLNVTDRPAIEEFVKKVKEEFGRIDVLVNNAGITKDALIGKMQEEDWDKVIEVNLKGVFNMTQFVSNLMLENGKGSIVNISSIVGERGNVGQTNYAASKGGVISMTYTWAKEFARKGANIRVNAVAPGFIKTPMTEKIPEKVLESIKSKITLGRMGEPEEVANAVLFLASDEASYVTGHILDVNGGTVL; this comes from the coding sequence ATGGATAGAATGAAAGACAAAGTTTGTGTAGTTACAGGAGGAGGCAGAGGAATAGGGAAAAGTATCGTTGAGAAATTTGCTGAAGAAGGAGCAAAGATTGTTTTTGCTTTAGACATGAACCAAGAAATTCTTTCTCAGTTGCAGAATCAATTGGGAGAGAATGTTAGAGGTTATCTATTGAACGTAACTGATAGACCTGCTATAGAAGAATTTGTAAAAAAAGTAAAAGAAGAGTTTGGAAGAATCGATGTACTTGTTAACAATGCTGGTATAACCAAGGACGCTTTGATAGGGAAAATGCAAGAAGAAGATTGGGATAAGGTCATTGAAGTAAATTTGAAAGGTGTTTTCAATATGACACAATTTGTTTCAAATCTTATGTTAGAAAATGGAAAGGGAAGTATAGTGAATATATCTTCAATCGTGGGTGAAAGAGGGAATGTTGGTCAAACTAACTATGCAGCTTCAAAAGGTGGAGTTATATCTATGACCTATACTTGGGCTAAGGAATTTGCAAGGAAAGGTGCGAATATTAGGGTTAACGCGGTTGCTCCTGGATTCATTAAAACTCCAATGACAGAAAAAATTCCAGAAAAGGTATTAGAAAGCATAAAATCAAAGATAACTTTAGGGAGAATGGGAGAACCAGAAGAAGTGGCGAATGCAGTATTATTTTTAGCTTCTGATGAGGCTTCTTATGTAACTGGTCACATTTTGGATGTAAACGGGGGAACCGTTCTTTAA
- a CDS encoding 3-oxoacyl-ACP synthase produces MNVGIMGLGVYIPDNYIYAEEIAKRTNIPQWVIEEKFGILKKPIPGPEDTTSYMGIQAAKEAIKDAGIDPKDIDLVIWNGGQHKDYPCWLASLKVAHEIGATRAWGFDMEAMCGSMMVGMETAKSLMMNNDNLNTVLLVSGYRNGDLINYEVPETSFMFDIGAGGAALILRKNLNKNLILGSAFRGDGSFSEQCVIEVGGTKKWPMKPEDANKYYFTVRDSEKFKANLSEKTMPNFYGVIRDSLKKSGYSEKDIGYLAILHFKRSAHEAVLEELGLKEEQTTYLENYGHIGQNDQVLSMKLALKEGKLNLGDIVVMVGAGIGFVWAATTVKWG; encoded by the coding sequence ATGAATGTAGGAATAATGGGGTTAGGGGTTTACATACCTGACAATTACATTTATGCCGAGGAGATAGCTAAGAGAACTAATATTCCACAATGGGTTATAGAAGAAAAGTTTGGTATTTTAAAAAAACCCATCCCTGGTCCTGAAGATACAACAAGTTATATGGGCATTCAAGCAGCTAAAGAGGCTATCAAAGACGCAGGTATAGATCCAAAAGATATAGATTTAGTCATATGGAATGGTGGCCAACACAAAGATTATCCATGCTGGCTTGCCAGCCTAAAAGTCGCTCATGAGATTGGAGCCACTCGTGCATGGGGATTTGATATGGAGGCAATGTGTGGATCGATGATGGTGGGAATGGAGACAGCAAAATCCCTTATGATGAATAATGATAATTTGAACACCGTATTACTTGTAAGTGGTTACAGAAATGGTGATCTGATCAATTATGAAGTTCCAGAAACCTCTTTTATGTTCGATATTGGAGCTGGAGGGGCAGCTTTGATATTAAGAAAGAATTTAAACAAGAATTTGATTTTGGGATCCGCTTTTAGAGGGGATGGTTCTTTTTCAGAGCAATGTGTAATAGAAGTAGGAGGAACCAAAAAATGGCCAATGAAGCCAGAAGACGCAAATAAGTATTACTTTACTGTAAGAGACTCCGAAAAATTTAAAGCAAATTTGAGTGAAAAAACTATGCCGAACTTTTATGGAGTAATCAGAGATTCTTTAAAAAAGTCTGGATATAGTGAAAAAGATATTGGATACCTAGCCATTCTTCACTTTAAGAGATCTGCTCATGAGGCTGTTTTGGAAGAATTGGGCTTGAAAGAAGAACAAACAACTTATCTTGAAAATTACGGTCATATTGGACAAAACGACCAGGTGCTCTCTATGAAGTTGGCTTTAAAGGAAGGGAAACTCAACCTTGGTGACATCGTTGTTATGGTGGGAGCAGGTATAGGTTTTGTTTGGGCCGCAACCACTGTAAAGTGGGGTTAA